GAGGTTTATCATGTCAAATGTTGTTCACATTCATGTCTAAGAGAAGATGATTCCATTTTTCTCAGATGATTTCCCCTAAAAATCTTGGGAAGTATGCCTACAGTTGGTTCAGAATATAGCTCCAGAGCTTAGTCGCTCAATTAAAGCATTATGGCTTATGGAAAGAACTACGTACACAAGAATGTACAGAATTTTTCCCAACTAAGTCAGCTCTTTGTTTCATTTCTTAGGTGGATGTCAGCAAATATGTTTCAGTCAATGGGGTGACAGCACATCCTCACATTGAAAATGATGGAACAGTTTACAATATTGGTAACTGTTTTGGAAAGAATTTTTCACTTGCCTACAATATTGTGCGGATCCCTCCCCTGAAAGCAGGTTTGTTCATTACCAAAAAACACCACTGTGTTTCAGAACATGACTGAACATTTATTTCTTCCGTTTACCAGTTAAATCTGCTTGTGTTGTAGTTTTGACTGTTTAGGTGATAGCATTGCCATATCTTATATATAGGTTGACATTTTgaaagatttttttattttttttaaatataattttttatttttatatatagaaaagaacaaggaaagaatatattggattacaatatcacccctccctctatcccccaaagtccccatttgcttgaaatttcgttttgccaaatattccaaatatatctgttgcctgtaaatataaaaacaaagcaacaacaacaaagatttttATGGAGTCAATGAAAGAAGTTTCCTTAATTACAAGAACCCATGCTTGGGTTGAAAAACAAAGAGGCATTCTTATACAGTTATCATTGACTAGCTTGTGCAGGAGAAATTGCTTGAGTGGATTTTGCCCTTGAATTCAATCTTCTTTCAGAAAAGAAAGACCCAATTACCAAATGTGAAGTGGTTGTTCAGTTTCCTTGCAGTGACAGATTCAAGCCATCTTATGTTCACAGGTAAATTCTAATTccttatataaataaattatattaacagatggctatctagacctACACAATAGAGGTAAAATAAACTGTAGCAAGACTCTACTGTCGCTTTAGTGGCTGAGGTACAAAAAGAGAGACTAGTTTAAAACAAGGGCAAATCAAAAGGGTCCTTAATCCAATCAGAGTGGATGAGGACCATTCCGAACTGTGAATAGACAGGCTAAAATAGGATTAATCTAGGGATGTTGGCATATATGTAATTTTATTGTCACATACTCTTATGCAACCCAACCACACAACCTAATAACATCAGCTTTACCATCTTGGTCCCATCTGGCTGCTCATCCTCCAATCTAGTATCTGCCAGTGTGTATCAACAGTGCCCTTCTATTCTCTACACTGGTAGGAAAAGTAAAACCATACTCAAAAGAACAAATGGTTCAAATCTGACATGAACAATTGAACATTCATTAGCCAATGGGTGAATATTTTAATCTTCTAGGGCATTTGGTGCTGATCGAAGTCCAcctacaaagaaacttcaaagtaAGAATGCAGTCGAAAATCGCTCAGATAGTATTAAACTGTGCTATTCTTAAATTAGTATTTTTAGAAAATATACCCAAAATGCAAAGGAATTGACATGTTAAGGAACCATTTCATGTTGACAGGAAAACATGAAACCAGCAACTAGAATTGAAAAGCCAAAGAAATGTGCAATGATCCAAAAACCTGCAGTTGAATTTTGTTTGCTGTCATTTTCATAAATATAAAGCATTGCTATCTGATAGATACTATTCTCATTATGTATTTGAATAGTTTTGGGCTGACTCCAAATTATATTGTGTTTGTTGAAACACCTGTGAAAATCAACCTGCTGAAGTTTCTTTCTTCCTGGAGTCTCTGGGGAGCCAACTACATGGACTGCTTTGAGTCTAATGAAAGCATGGGTGTAAGTGaagttattcatatttattttccaTAGTTTTATACTGCTTTTTAAACCAAGAATGCTTCAGGAGTTTCTCTATGCTAAAAAAGTTAGGCAAGGGTTCTCTAaaacaggctggcaggggctcatgggaattgtagtccatgaacatctggaggaccacacgttgactacccctgctctaaaatatgATAAAGCATCTTATGAATCTCAATCAACAGCAATTTAATGCCAGTTCTTAAAATTCTTGTACTAAATCtcaacaaataaaaaaatcacTTTGATTTACATGGCTCTGAGGTGATCAATAAATAAACGTAGGTTTGTTTCTAGGGCCAGCTTTCTCAACTGGAGTTTGCCAAATGGGTggggattattttaaaatatattttttgaaatttttaaaacatttatcgggtgacatgaccatatatggtcatgtcaacccacccaaatgataggcctggagggggggagggggactccagGTAGGTGTGTATatagctatacttcccaatcatattctgcatgattgcaacaCTTctagtgtttctcaaagcctgaggaatgtttcaggggtttctcaacagtaaaaaagttgataaaggctgttcTAGGGAAAGTGAGGTACACTATGCAAAAGTAACATAGGTTCTTTCTGGTGGAAATCAATCTAACATTACCTGCCACCATTGTTAAAAAGAATATGGAAGTACATATAGCAATAACTGCCTCTTTGTTTTGCAAGAtgaactgtctgacttattatatTTTTAGGTCTGGATGCATGTAGCTGACAAGAAAAAAGGGAAATACCTCAACATCAAATACAGGACATCATCCTTTAACCTCTTTCATCATATTAATACTTATGAAGATAATGGATTTCTGGTTGTTGACCTATGCACCTGGAAGGGGTAAGATTCTGGCACTGAAAACGCTGCATTCAAAGCTCCGGTGTCCAAATAGAAcctaaaaagaaaacaatattcAAGTGGCAATgtatttacaaaatttgtttcCTTTAGATaccaacaacatttattccagcataataaTTTTATGAGTCAGAGCATACTTTATCAGATGCATGAAATATATGTCCATGAGGCCGTTGAAATATATATTGAAGGATGCAAACAATAGAAACGGGGAGAGATATTACACAGAGAGGCCAGTTTAACAGAAGATCCAATCATGACTATAATCAGTCCATTCACTGTGAAGATCACTCCTAaggacaacttttaaaaataatactcagaaataattttgttttgacAAGGCTTTGTGTTTAGGATTAAAAATCAGTTATTCTACTGGAATTCAAGATCAAACCAGATGAAACACTGAACGATGTATCTGGATTGGAGTTCTTAATGAGAAGAGCAACTATGTGTGCCTCCCATTCAGAGTATGACACCAGAGGGTAACAAAGGACCATTTAAATACACATTATTTTCTCACACTATAGTTCTATTGGCCCAACAGGGTTGCTGACAGCATACAGCACAAATGGCAACAGCAAAAATACGCAGCACaaatggcagcagcagctgtcacTTGAAAACATCCATTCATAGGTCACCCAAATAGTCATCTAGTTGAGACCTCATTTCCAGATGCAACCTAAGGTGCTTTAATCTAATTCTGCAACAGATTTAGGTTTAACCTCATGCTATTAAATTTCCCACCTTCTATAAGAATTTAAGATCAGATTTCAGCTTGACTCCAGGATGTCTTGAGAAAACCACAAGTCCAAAATTAAGACGAACATTTTCCAAGGCTAGATTCAATGCCCTTCCCTTGGCAGTTTTACAGGGCACACCCACACTCTTTCAGCACACCCACACTCTTTATCATCTTTAAATTATCATTACTAATCACTTATGCCACATTGTTATAATTGTTGGAATTCACTAGTCAATGGACCGTAAATAAATTGATGATGATGCTATTAAATTTAGATGATGGTTAGAGAACCAGACATTGGCCTGTTCTCCAGTGGATGTCTGCTTATTTGTCATAGTTGTGATAACTATACCTATTAAGAAAACTGATGCTGTATGGATCAATAACAAATTCCACcaactgtattttaaaataattttaaataaagctGATTTTAATGTTAATTATGTCATTGTACAGGTATGAGTTTGTTTACAATTACTTATATTTAGCCAATTTGCGGGAAAACTGGGATGAAGTGAAAAGAAATGCACAAAAAGCTCCTCAACCTGAAGTTCGGCGTTATGTCCTTCCCCTAAATATTGAGAAGGTAATTGCCAATTACAGGTTCATTTATTTGAGAATATCAAGGCCTAACTTTTGAAAATCCCATATGAATGGTCTGAATGCTGACTTCTAattttttgttatatttgttgggAAATAAATGAGAACTGGTTTAGCATTGTTTAAAATCCAGGCTTATAGGGAAGGAATCTCTGAAAGATCCACATGCCCACACTCAAAAGTGGTAGCAAAAAGGAGTTTGGCTGAAGACCATGAAGGTTTCCGGTGCCTTCTGGAGTGGGGTGGAAGAGGGGGCATGGCAACAAGCCAGATTCATGTCCATTTACAAACCAGCCTCTGCTTTGTTCAGTGTCACAGTGCAGTAATGGGTTCTGGGTTTTGGTTACACTTCAGCAGTGACAGAACCTTGAGAGACGGGTGCAATGTTGAGGAACAGTATAAAGTACTGGAAGTATAACACTGGATGCTTTAGTATTTTCCTGCCTCTTTCACTGTCTCAGGCTGACACAGGCAAAAATTTAATCACCTTGCCTAACACAACTGCTACTGCCGTACTACGCAGTGATGAAACAATCTGGCTGGAACCAGAAGTCATTTTTTCAGGACCTCGTCAAGGTAAGATTAACCTCAACTTCAGCCACAGGAAACAAAAGTAGCTGAGTAAAGTCAAATGATTGAAAAAATTTTCTGTAAACATCTCTCTTGTTTTATAGCGTTTGAGTTTCCACAAATAAACTACACAAAGTATTCAGGAAAGCCCTACATGTATGCATATGGACTCGGACTGAATCACTTCGTTCCAGACAGGGTAAACATTACATGCTAATGTCTGCACTAGGCAAAACTCTTGCTCTAGCGTAAAGGTGAAAAGATGAATGCAAATCCACAATCATTCTCATGGCCAGGACTAGCATTGATATAGATGTACCAAAGAACAATTTTTCATACCTGTTTTCTCTCCACCAATGCTCAGCAGCAATTTGAATTACTGAATCATTACGTTGGTTGCAATTTATGACCAATAAAAAGCAATCTGGTTTAACGCAAActtgaaatatattttaatatttattccaATCCTGGCCTGCCTAagtatgtgtgtatataaaaGCTCAAAtcagcaaaaatgtttttttttcaattccATTTAAAAGTAACATAGATAACAGTTTATGTGCATGCAGTACAATGCAGGTTCTATACATTGCACAAGGCGTATACATCCATATGCATAGCAGGCAGTACAGCTCTGTCTGCTGCTCTGAAGTTTCTCAATTCTAGCCAACAGATAAGCTACCATTTCTTCCCAGAACAAGGCTACCAATAATACCAACATGAAAGGATAATATTAAATAAGACTCAGTTCTCTTAATGGCTTCTAACATATGAAAGGACAAAGTAACTTTTAATTGATATTGT
The nucleotide sequence above comes from Paroedura picta isolate Pp20150507F chromosome 4, Ppicta_v3.0, whole genome shotgun sequence. Encoded proteins:
- the RPE65 gene encoding retinoid isomerohydrolase, producing the protein MYNQVEHPAGGYKKLFETVEELSSPITAHITGSIPVWLKGSLLRCGPGLFEVGSEPFYHLFDGQALLHKFDFKEGHVTYYRRFVRTDAYVRAMTEKRIVITEFGTYAYPDPCKNIFSRFFSYFQGVEITDNALVNVYPVGEDFYACTETNFITRINPENLETIKKVDVSKYVSVNGVTAHPHIENDGTVYNIGNCFGKNFSLAYNIVRIPPLKAEKKDPITKCEVVVQFPCSDRFKPSYVHSFGLTPNYIVFVETPVKINLLKFLSSWSLWGANYMDCFESNESMGVWMHVADKKKGKYLNIKYRTSSFNLFHHINTYEDNGFLVVDLCTWKGYEFVYNYLYLANLRENWDEVKRNAQKAPQPEVRRYVLPLNIEKADTGKNLITLPNTTATAVLRSDETIWLEPEVIFSGPRQAFEFPQINYTKYSGKPYMYAYGLGLNHFVPDRLCKMNVKTRETWVWQETDAYPSEPIFVSQPDALEEDDGIILSIVISPGSGPKPAYLLILRAQDMSELARAEVDINIPVTFHGMFKRA